A part of Paenibacillus donghaensis genomic DNA contains:
- a CDS encoding glycosyl hydrolase family 95 catalytic domain-containing protein yields MKKKSGQTDTRPDRNKLRLRYPASWWQGMWREALPSGNGKLGASVQGGIQEETVLLLHSELWHWGWKDELPDVSHTLPETRRLMDEEQYLEASWHLTRTLQAQGYASRLSSRFPLAALTVSMTCDSAFRKYRRELDMDTGEVQVRWQEGKRSYSRSLFVSRADDCVVYELEGRELEEIGTVQETGAAGKPLLTGTVGLRFPPGDRVREDEEFTALKLSVTVRADGDYLLYGGRNDDGQDFGAVLRLIRVEEEPGLEDATDGKTLSHLGSQMDSGDARRSERHEPELSGKLHFQTSGKLLILVKMFAAGERKQEWSRLKQELAALGTDYGTLLARHTELHQPLFRSAELDLDDAADDGCCNEELLLVAYEGEAPTGLVRKLWAYGRYLFISGTSEHSSLPFGLYGLWGGDYRLIWGHNMANENVQMMYWHAAVGGLSRLNLSLFRYYNGLMEDFRDNARKLYGCGGIYIPAGTTPGMGVPNQIVPVIMNWTGAAGWLARHYYEHYQYTGDRQFLLKEAVPFMMEALRFYEDFLVLDADGQYIIYPSVSPENTPENFMPRDGQQLAHPMPTAINATMDIAIIKELLQHVIEASRIAGIHSGEIPRWESMLERLPSYILGEEGAVKEWLHPAFEDRCDHRHLSHLYPVFPGQEVTREEQPELFRAFETTVHQRQLGAQSGWSLAHMSSIYARLGDGERALESLDILARSCLLNNGFTLHNDWRNMGVCMSMPAAPVQLDANLGWVNAVQEMLLFVSPQWIKLLPALPARWTRGSIHGWCIPGGSLSLAWDRTTGTFRAELTAIRRITTRLQLPEWTTSSKLYISNHRILASSAADGTYVLDLEAGDSLVVEQTTYQ; encoded by the coding sequence GTGAAAAAGAAGAGCGGGCAAACGGACACAAGACCCGACAGGAACAAGCTGCGGCTGAGGTATCCGGCTTCCTGGTGGCAGGGGATGTGGCGCGAGGCGCTTCCTTCCGGCAACGGCAAGCTTGGCGCCTCTGTCCAAGGCGGCATACAAGAGGAGACGGTGCTGCTCCTGCACAGTGAATTATGGCATTGGGGCTGGAAGGATGAGCTGCCCGATGTTAGTCATACCTTGCCGGAAACCCGGCGGCTGATGGACGAGGAACAATACCTGGAGGCAAGCTGGCATCTGACCCGAACCCTGCAGGCACAGGGATATGCTTCCAGGCTGTCCTCCCGCTTTCCGCTGGCGGCATTGACGGTTTCAATGACCTGTGACAGCGCTTTTCGCAAATACCGCCGGGAACTGGATATGGACACGGGCGAGGTCCAGGTCCGCTGGCAGGAAGGGAAACGGAGTTATTCTAGAAGCCTATTCGTCTCTCGTGCGGATGATTGTGTCGTCTATGAGCTGGAGGGCCGGGAACTGGAGGAGATAGGCACGGTGCAGGAAACAGGAGCAGCAGGCAAGCCGTTGCTTACGGGGACAGTAGGTCTCCGGTTTCCCCCGGGCGACCGCGTACGGGAAGATGAGGAGTTCACGGCGCTGAAGTTGTCAGTAACAGTCAGAGCAGATGGCGATTACCTATTATATGGCGGCCGAAATGACGACGGACAGGACTTTGGTGCGGTGCTACGCCTGATACGGGTGGAAGAAGAGCCTGGTCTGGAAGATGCTACGGATGGCAAAACCTTGAGCCACTTAGGAAGCCAAATGGATTCAGGTGATGCCCGGCGAAGTGAACGGCATGAACCGGAGCTTAGCGGGAAACTCCATTTCCAAACGTCAGGCAAGCTGCTTATCCTTGTCAAAATGTTTGCCGCAGGCGAGCGGAAGCAGGAATGGTCGCGGCTGAAGCAAGAGCTGGCGGCGCTTGGTACCGATTACGGTACGCTGCTGGCGAGGCATACCGAGTTGCACCAGCCGCTGTTCCGCTCCGCAGAGCTTGATTTGGATGATGCGGCTGATGACGGCTGCTGTAATGAAGAGCTGCTGCTAGTAGCCTATGAAGGCGAAGCTCCCACCGGACTTGTTCGCAAGCTCTGGGCCTACGGCCGCTATCTGTTCATCAGCGGAACCTCTGAACACAGCAGTTTGCCTTTTGGACTATACGGCTTATGGGGGGGCGATTACCGGCTGATCTGGGGCCATAACATGGCCAATGAGAATGTGCAGATGATGTATTGGCATGCCGCTGTCGGAGGGTTGTCCCGCCTGAACCTGTCCTTGTTCCGTTATTACAACGGATTGATGGAGGACTTCCGGGACAACGCACGCAAGCTCTATGGCTGCGGCGGCATCTATATCCCAGCTGGAACAACACCCGGCATGGGTGTCCCGAATCAGATTGTCCCGGTCATCATGAACTGGACCGGAGCAGCCGGCTGGCTGGCCAGGCATTATTATGAGCATTACCAGTACACGGGCGATAGGCAGTTTCTGCTTAAGGAGGCTGTGCCCTTTATGATGGAGGCGTTGCGGTTCTATGAAGATTTTCTGGTGCTGGATGCAGACGGGCAATATATCATATACCCGTCCGTCTCCCCGGAGAACACGCCGGAGAACTTCATGCCAAGGGATGGGCAGCAGCTGGCCCATCCTATGCCCACAGCCATCAATGCCACCATGGACATTGCCATCATTAAGGAATTGCTGCAGCATGTCATTGAAGCCAGCCGTATCGCCGGTATCCACTCCGGCGAGATCCCGCGCTGGGAATCCATGCTGGAACGTTTGCCCTCCTATATCCTGGGTGAGGAGGGGGCTGTGAAAGAATGGCTGCATCCCGCTTTTGAAGACCGGTGTGATCATCGTCATCTTTCACATCTGTATCCTGTTTTTCCTGGACAGGAAGTTACCAGGGAGGAACAGCCGGAACTATTCCGGGCCTTCGAGACAACGGTGCATCAGCGCCAGCTTGGAGCCCAGAGCGGCTGGTCTCTTGCCCATATGTCATCCATATATGCACGGCTTGGCGACGGGGAGCGGGCCTTGGAAAGTCTGGATATTCTTGCACGCTCCTGTCTGCTTAATAATGGCTTCACCCTGCATAACGACTGGCGCAATATGGGAGTATGTATGTCCATGCCGGCAGCTCCCGTGCAGCTGGATGCCAATCTGGGCTGGGTCAATGCGGTACAGGAGATGCTGCTCTTTGTATCGCCGCAATGGATCAAACTGCTGCCGGCACTGCCGGCGCGGTGGACCAGGGGCTCTATTCACGGCTGGTGCATACCGGGAGGCAGCCTGTCCCTCGCATGGGATCGGACAACAGGAACATTTCGGGCAGAGCTGACCGCCATCCGCCGGATCACCACGAGGCTTCAACTGCCGGAATGGACCACCTCAAGTAAGCTGTATATCAGCAATCACAGGATCTTGGCTTCGTCTGCTGCGGACGGTACCTATGTGCTTGATCTTGAAGCCGGCGACAGCCTGGTTGTTGAGCAGACCACATACCAATGA